The following are encoded together in the Methylorubrum sp. B1-46 genome:
- a CDS encoding YeeE/YedE family protein codes for MNGFTPVSALAGGALIGTSAALFLLLNGRIAGISGILGGLLAPPSRETGWRIAFLAGLVLAPLAYAGMGGGLPPVTVDASFPLLAVAGLLVGFGSRLGAGCTSGHGVCGIGRGSPRSLVATGTFMAVAILTVLVVRHLVGA; via the coding sequence ATGAATGGCTTCACGCCTGTTAGCGCCCTCGCCGGCGGTGCCTTGATCGGGACCTCCGCGGCCCTGTTCCTGCTCCTTAACGGACGCATCGCCGGCATCAGCGGCATCCTCGGCGGGCTGCTCGCTCCGCCCTCCCGCGAGACGGGCTGGCGGATCGCCTTCCTGGCCGGCTTGGTCCTGGCGCCGCTCGCCTACGCCGGCATGGGCGGTGGCCTACCTCCGGTGACGGTGGATGCCTCGTTCCCGCTGCTGGCCGTCGCCGGCCTGCTGGTCGGGTTCGGATCGCGCCTCGGTGCCGGCTGCACGAGCGGCCACGGCGTCTGCGGCATCGGCCGCGGCTCGCCCCGCTCCCTGGTCGCCACCGGCACCTTCATGGCCGTCGCCATCCTGACCGTCCTCGTCGTGCGCCATCTCGTCGGAGCCTGA
- a CDS encoding YeeE/YedE family protein produces the protein MAKTASAFAVGLLFGLGLHVSGMADPAKVLAFLDVTGRWDPSLAFVMAGAVAVSATGYLVARRRGRPLLASRLEIPNRRNLDPRLIAGAAVFGIGWGLAGLCPGPALTLLTVAPAQAATFVAMVVGMLAFRLLPAAAPKPAVQGADA, from the coding sequence ATGGCCAAGACCGCCTCCGCCTTCGCCGTCGGCCTCCTGTTCGGGCTCGGCCTGCACGTCTCCGGAATGGCCGATCCGGCCAAGGTCCTCGCCTTCCTCGACGTGACCGGGCGCTGGGACCCGAGCCTCGCCTTCGTGATGGCCGGCGCCGTCGCGGTCTCGGCGACGGGCTATCTCGTGGCGCGGCGCCGTGGGCGGCCGTTGCTCGCCTCCCGGCTTGAGATCCCGAACCGGCGCAACCTCGACCCGCGCCTGATCGCCGGCGCCGCGGTGTTCGGTATCGGCTGGGGCCTCGCCGGCCTGTGCCCGGGACCCGCGCTCACCCTGCTGACGGTCGCACCGGCGCAAGCGGCGACCTTCGTCGCCATGGTCGTCGGGATGCTGGCGTTTCGCCTTCTCCCCGCGGCAGCCCCGAAGCCGGCGGTCCAGGGAGCCGACGCATGA
- the dsbD gene encoding protein-disulfide reductase DsbD, translating to MPSILANLILAALVWTGSSLWSPGQCREPGALPTPFTVDAARDPDLSLRLRWTIAPGTYLYRDKIAATDGSGRELPVNTQPGETKDDPNLGPTEVYHGATEAFVPGAALAGAREVRVTYQGCAEKGICYPPANTLVEVPAPGAQATATAATPTTDAQPEAESGLLSGHLAGVLATFLGLGLLLAFTPCVLPMVPVLAGMLARSGERLSAWRGFVLSGTYVLAMALAYGTLGVAAAWSGRNLQVALQTPVALGLLAAAFVALALSMFGVFDLALPSGVAGRLSRLSGRRFGALGAAAVMGFTSALIVGPCVTPPLAAALLYVAQTGDVARGAAALFTLGLGMGLPLIAFGTFGAGILPKSGPWLVAAKQAFGVVFLALAITMVSRLVPSEVSLVLWGALAIGIGAFVGAFDVVTAGAAGRLGKGAGIVAVTYGCALVVGAASGGTDPLRPLADLGRAQALHVGESRTVSSVPAFEAALAAARAEGKPVLVEFAADWCTVCKTNERTVLADAGIRARLKAVSVIRADVTRDDDATRALMRRFEVVGPPTLILMRPDGGEVREARTEGELTVEDLTRRLALVGA from the coding sequence ATGCCGAGCATCCTCGCCAATCTCATCCTCGCCGCCTTGGTCTGGACCGGCTCCTCGCTGTGGTCGCCGGGGCAGTGCCGCGAGCCCGGTGCGCTGCCGACGCCGTTCACCGTCGATGCGGCCCGTGATCCTGACCTCTCGCTGCGCCTGCGATGGACCATCGCACCCGGCACCTACCTCTACCGTGACAAGATCGCCGCCACCGACGGAAGCGGCAGGGAGCTTCCCGTCAACACCCAGCCCGGCGAGACCAAGGACGACCCCAACTTAGGGCCGACGGAAGTCTATCACGGCGCGACGGAGGCCTTCGTGCCGGGTGCGGCTCTCGCGGGGGCGCGCGAGGTGCGCGTCACCTATCAGGGCTGTGCCGAGAAGGGCATCTGCTACCCGCCGGCCAACACGCTCGTCGAGGTCCCGGCGCCAGGTGCGCAGGCGACCGCGACCGCCGCGACGCCGACCACGGACGCGCAGCCCGAGGCCGAGAGCGGCCTGCTCTCGGGCCATCTCGCGGGCGTCCTGGCGACCTTCCTCGGACTCGGCCTGCTCCTGGCCTTCACCCCGTGCGTGCTCCCGATGGTCCCGGTGCTGGCCGGCATGCTGGCCCGGTCCGGAGAGCGCCTCTCGGCCTGGCGCGGCTTCGTCCTGTCCGGCACCTACGTGCTCGCGATGGCGCTGGCCTACGGAACGCTCGGCGTCGCCGCGGCCTGGTCCGGGCGCAACCTCCAGGTCGCGCTCCAGACTCCCGTTGCGCTCGGGCTCCTCGCCGCGGCCTTCGTCGCCCTGGCCCTGTCGATGTTCGGGGTCTTCGATCTGGCGCTGCCGTCCGGCGTCGCCGGCCGGCTGTCACGCCTGAGCGGGCGTCGGTTCGGCGCGCTCGGCGCCGCCGCCGTCATGGGCTTCACCTCCGCCCTGATCGTCGGACCCTGCGTGACGCCGCCGCTTGCCGCGGCCCTGCTCTACGTCGCCCAGACCGGCGACGTGGCGCGAGGCGCCGCCGCCCTTTTCACGCTCGGCCTCGGCATGGGCCTGCCGCTGATCGCGTTCGGGACGTTCGGGGCAGGTATCCTGCCGAAGTCAGGTCCTTGGCTGGTCGCCGCCAAGCAGGCCTTCGGCGTGGTCTTCCTCGCGTTGGCCATCACCATGGTCTCGCGCCTCGTGCCGTCCGAGGTCTCCCTCGTGCTCTGGGGCGCGCTGGCGATCGGCATCGGCGCATTCGTCGGGGCGTTCGACGTCGTCACGGCAGGCGCCGCGGGCCGGCTGGGCAAGGGTGCCGGTATCGTTGCCGTGACTTACGGCTGCGCCCTCGTCGTCGGCGCCGCGAGCGGCGGGACCGACCCGCTCCGGCCGCTCGCCGACCTCGGCCGGGCGCAGGCGCTCCACGTCGGGGAGAGCCGGACGGTCTCCTCCGTCCCGGCGTTCGAGGCCGCCCTCGCGGCGGCCCGTGCCGAGGGCAAGCCGGTGCTCGTCGAGTTCGCCGCCGACTGGTGCACCGTCTGCAAGACGAACGAGCGGACGGTCCTGGCCGATGCCGGCATCCGGGCGAGGCTAAAGGCCGTCTCGGTCATCCGCGCCGACGTCACCCGCGACGACGACGCTACCCGCGCCCTGATGCGGCGCTTCGAGGTGGTCGGACCGCCGACCCTCATCCTGATGCGCCCCGACGGCGGCGAGGTCCGGGAGGCCCGCACCGAGGGCGAGCTCACGGTCGAGGACCTGACGCGCCGCCTCGCCCTCGTCGGCGCCTGA
- a CDS encoding MBL fold metallo-hydrolase, producing MPDFQNMVRPGSAAPTCDRRAVVAGITALLATAWPAGRTAAASVEVVEAGQDTSKGTVETVSDGTLSSSLGFMLPEAPRAEIDALSKTAGASVEASPIPTNVSVVRVGGGVILIDAGSGNSFQPTAGKLADTLETAGVAREAVTQVVFTHAHPDHLWGAIDDFDDSERFPNARYVVPTAEWDFWTRDDVETMVPDWLKGLAVGSRRTLKRLEGKMERRKPGETVAPGLTYVATPGHTPGHASVLVDAGREQILIGGDALSHALISFRRPDWAFGSDLDRDLAIHTRLALLDRLANEQITLVGFHLPGSGVGRVERFDHAYRFVPG from the coding sequence ATGCCCGACTTTCAGAACATGGTGAGGCCCGGATCGGCTGCTCCGACTTGCGACAGGCGGGCGGTCGTCGCCGGCATAACGGCGCTGCTGGCAACTGCTTGGCCGGCCGGCCGGACAGCCGCCGCTTCGGTGGAGGTCGTCGAGGCAGGCCAGGACACAAGTAAGGGCACGGTGGAGACGGTCAGCGATGGCACGCTGTCGTCGTCACTCGGCTTCATGCTGCCCGAAGCGCCGCGCGCCGAGATCGACGCGCTGTCCAAAACCGCAGGAGCTTCCGTCGAAGCCAGCCCGATCCCGACGAATGTGTCCGTCGTGCGCGTCGGAGGAGGGGTCATCCTGATCGATGCGGGTTCCGGAAATTCCTTCCAACCGACGGCGGGCAAGCTCGCAGATACGCTGGAAACGGCCGGCGTCGCGCGCGAGGCGGTCACCCAGGTCGTGTTCACGCACGCTCATCCCGATCACCTTTGGGGCGCCATCGACGATTTCGACGACAGCGAGCGGTTTCCCAATGCCCGCTATGTCGTGCCGACCGCGGAATGGGACTTCTGGACCCGCGACGACGTCGAGACGATGGTGCCGGACTGGCTGAAAGGGTTGGCGGTCGGCTCCCGGCGCACACTCAAGCGTCTGGAAGGCAAGATGGAGCGGCGCAAGCCCGGCGAGACCGTCGCACCGGGCCTCACCTATGTGGCGACGCCCGGACACACGCCGGGGCACGCCTCGGTCCTCGTCGATGCGGGTCGTGAGCAGATCCTGATCGGAGGTGACGCTTTGAGCCATGCGCTCATCTCCTTCCGCCGGCCCGACTGGGCGTTCGGAAGCGACCTCGACCGCGATCTGGCGATCCACACCCGCCTCGCTCTCCTCGACCGCTTGGCCAACGAGCAGATCACGCTCGTCGGATTTCACCTCCCGGGCTCGGGCGTCGGGCGCGTCGAGCGATTCGATCATGCCTACCGCTTCGTGCCCGGGTGA
- a CDS encoding sigma-70 family RNA polymerase sigma factor produces the protein MTDTSHAADPTALPSGDCPKAGIAAHLTGPLRDYFSVAEHAAIPERLSLLVERFEASLVASGERLGVTFRDNLLQALPMLRTFAMSLCANAARADDLVQETMVRAWANREKFVPGTNFTAWSFTILRNQFYTEMRKAKREVEDAEGAHAATLTAAPDQDHVVALGAVMNLIETLPLPQRQALLLVGAEGFTYEEAAARLGCRVGTVKSRVSRARTFLVEVLTKNASSLSFKGL, from the coding sequence GTGACCGACACCTCGCATGCCGCCGATCCAACGGCGTTGCCCAGCGGCGATTGCCCCAAGGCGGGCATCGCCGCCCATCTTACGGGCCCCTTGCGGGATTACTTCTCGGTCGCCGAGCACGCGGCCATCCCGGAGAGGCTCTCGCTTCTCGTCGAACGGTTCGAGGCGTCGCTGGTCGCATCCGGCGAGCGTCTCGGAGTCACGTTCCGGGACAATCTCCTCCAGGCGCTGCCGATGCTGCGGACGTTCGCGATGTCCCTCTGCGCGAATGCGGCCCGCGCCGACGACCTCGTGCAGGAGACGATGGTCCGGGCGTGGGCCAACCGGGAGAAGTTCGTGCCCGGCACCAACTTCACGGCCTGGAGCTTCACCATCCTGCGCAACCAGTTCTACACCGAGATGCGCAAGGCCAAGCGCGAGGTCGAGGACGCCGAGGGCGCGCACGCCGCGACCCTTACGGCGGCACCGGACCAGGACCACGTCGTGGCGCTCGGGGCCGTGATGAACCTCATCGAGACGCTGCCGCTCCCGCAACGTCAGGCGCTGCTGCTCGTGGGGGCCGAGGGCTTCACCTACGAGGAGGCAGCCGCCCGGCTCGGATGCCGGGTCGGCACGGTGAAAAGTCGGGTAAGCCGGGCTCGGACCTTTCTCGTCGAGGTTCTTACGAAGAACGCCTCGTCGCTCAGTTTCAAAGGCCTTTGA
- a CDS encoding DsrE family protein, protein MFDLALNNAVNLAREYGEAAEDMEVEIVAYGPGLHMVRTDTSPTKARIKSVLESVPGVVMSACGNTITAMEHAEGRKLELLPGVGVVRAGAVRLVALQEAGWSYLRI, encoded by the coding sequence GTGTTTGATCTCGCCCTCAACAACGCCGTGAACCTTGCCCGTGAGTACGGCGAGGCCGCGGAAGACATGGAGGTGGAGATCGTCGCCTACGGGCCGGGGCTGCACATGGTCCGGACCGACACGTCCCCGACGAAGGCACGGATCAAGTCCGTGTTGGAGAGCGTGCCGGGCGTCGTGATGTCCGCCTGCGGCAACACCATCACGGCGATGGAACATGCAGAGGGACGTAAGCTGGAGCTCCTACCGGGCGTCGGCGTGGTTCGTGCCGGCGCGGTCCGCCTCGTCGCGCTGCAGGAAGCCGGTTGGAGCTACCTTCGCATCTGA
- a CDS encoding c-type cytochrome, whose protein sequence is MSRSPNRILIAFAGLFLAVAPASAERLNIGRAATPEEIKGWDIDVRPDGQGLPVGKGTAALGETIFQERCASCHGEFGEGAGRWPELAGGAGTIKSDSPVKTVGSYWPYVSTVFDFIHRAMPFGAAQTLTPDETYSVTAYLLYLNDILKDQDFEVNEKNLATIRLPNEMNFFMDDRETAEKEFWNAKPCMKDCLPKEATITSRARVLDVTPEKAAEAAKQSAPVQ, encoded by the coding sequence ATGTCGAGGTCGCCTAACCGCATCCTGATCGCCTTCGCAGGCCTCTTCCTGGCGGTCGCGCCGGCTTCGGCGGAGCGGCTGAACATCGGGCGCGCCGCGACGCCGGAGGAGATCAAGGGCTGGGACATCGACGTGCGCCCCGACGGCCAGGGTCTGCCGGTCGGCAAGGGCACGGCAGCGCTCGGCGAGACGATCTTCCAGGAGCGCTGCGCCAGTTGCCACGGCGAGTTCGGTGAGGGGGCCGGCCGCTGGCCCGAACTCGCCGGAGGCGCCGGCACGATCAAGTCGGACAGCCCGGTCAAGACGGTCGGCTCGTACTGGCCCTATGTCTCGACCGTGTTCGACTTCATCCATCGCGCGATGCCGTTCGGCGCCGCGCAGACGCTGACGCCGGACGAGACCTATTCGGTCACCGCCTACCTTCTCTATCTCAACGACATCCTGAAGGATCAGGACTTCGAGGTGAACGAAAAGAACCTCGCCACCATCCGCCTGCCGAACGAAATGAACTTCTTCATGGACGACCGCGAGACCGCGGAGAAGGAATTCTGGAACGCCAAGCCCTGCATGAAGGACTGCCTGCCGAAGGAGGCGACCATCACCAGTCGTGCGCGCGTTCTCGACGTGACTCCCGAGAAGGCAGCCGAGGCGGCCAAGCAATCGGCGCCGGTCCAGTAG
- a CDS encoding sulfite exporter TauE/SafE family protein, whose amino-acid sequence MTPGLLTSGLAAGSGGVVGVILGLIGGGGSILAVPLLTYVVGVSSPHVAIGTSALAVSVSAAGNLVPQWRAGNVKWRCAAVFSTAGILGALAGATAAKAVDGQSLLALFGVVMLVVGSLMLRTRRGEGDPEVRLTKASAPLLLPWLIGIGFAVGLFSGFFGIGGGFLIVPGLMLATSMPLPMAIGTSLVAVSAFGAATAASYAASGLIDWPLAGLFILGGVLGGLAGTRLGQRLAGRKRALTVTFAGLVILVGLYVVARGALPLLGANT is encoded by the coding sequence ATGACGCCCGGCCTGCTGACATCCGGCCTCGCGGCCGGCTCGGGTGGGGTCGTCGGCGTGATCCTCGGTCTCATCGGCGGGGGTGGCTCGATCCTGGCCGTCCCGCTCCTGACCTACGTCGTCGGCGTGTCCTCGCCACATGTGGCGATCGGCACCAGCGCCCTGGCGGTGTCGGTCAGCGCGGCCGGCAACCTCGTCCCGCAATGGCGGGCCGGGAACGTGAAGTGGCGCTGCGCGGCGGTGTTCTCGACGGCCGGCATCCTCGGCGCGCTCGCCGGCGCAACCGCGGCGAAGGCGGTCGACGGGCAGAGCCTCCTGGCTCTGTTCGGGGTCGTGATGCTGGTGGTCGGGAGCCTGATGCTGCGCACCCGGCGCGGCGAGGGCGACCCGGAGGTGCGCCTGACCAAGGCGAGTGCCCCGCTGCTCCTGCCCTGGCTCATCGGCATCGGCTTCGCGGTCGGCCTGTTCTCCGGCTTCTTCGGCATCGGTGGGGGATTCCTCATCGTGCCCGGCCTGATGCTGGCGACGTCGATGCCGCTGCCGATGGCCATCGGCACCTCGCTGGTCGCGGTCAGCGCCTTCGGGGCGGCGACCGCGGCGAGCTACGCCGCCTCCGGCCTGATCGACTGGCCGTTGGCCGGCCTGTTCATCCTGGGCGGCGTGCTCGGCGGCCTCGCCGGCACGCGCCTCGGCCAACGGCTCGCCGGGCGCAAGCGCGCCCTGACCGTCACCTTCGCCGGCCTCGTCATTCTGGTCGGCCTCTACGTCGTCGCCCGCGGAGCCCTGCCGCTCCTCGGCGCAAACACCTGA
- a CDS encoding rhodanese-like domain-containing protein has translation MTMKSAKDLVAQANREVETLSAEEALARLGQPDTMLVDVREGEELAKTGRIAGAVHVPRGFLEFQADPESPTHKAELGGGRRLVLYCASGNRSALAAKALNDMGLGPVAHVAGSFPALAEAGALVDPA, from the coding sequence ATGACCATGAAAAGCGCGAAGGACCTGGTGGCGCAAGCCAACCGCGAGGTGGAGACCTTGTCGGCCGAGGAGGCGCTCGCCCGCCTCGGCCAGCCCGACACGATGCTCGTCGACGTCCGGGAAGGCGAGGAACTGGCCAAGACCGGAAGGATCGCCGGCGCCGTCCATGTGCCCCGCGGGTTCCTGGAATTCCAGGCCGACCCGGAGAGCCCGACCCACAAGGCCGAGCTCGGCGGCGGCAGGCGCCTGGTTCTCTACTGCGCCTCCGGCAATCGCTCGGCCCTGGCCGCGAAGGCGCTCAACGACATGGGCCTCGGACCGGTCGCCCATGTCGCCGGCAGTTTCCCCGCCCTGGCCGAGGCGGGGGCATTGGTCGATCCCGCTTGA
- a CDS encoding DsrE family protein yields MTVFRSLMIAVVLATLGVGAAHAGSEAPAGYYADQKVAYHNDGGPDGAAYFKRLLGNLRNHVETVGKTYVEIRVVSHGNGVALFQSAASDRELAARIDALKGMGVRFLVCGHTLRERKIDRGTLYGVTEDDVVPSGAAELARLQGMGFAYIHP; encoded by the coding sequence ATGACGGTCTTTAGGAGTCTGATGATCGCGGTCGTGCTTGCGACCCTGGGCGTAGGGGCGGCTCATGCCGGCTCAGAGGCGCCCGCCGGGTACTACGCCGACCAGAAGGTGGCCTACCACAACGACGGTGGCCCCGACGGAGCCGCATACTTCAAGCGCCTGCTCGGCAACCTGCGCAACCACGTCGAGACCGTGGGCAAGACCTACGTCGAGATCCGCGTGGTGAGCCACGGCAACGGGGTCGCGCTCTTCCAGTCGGCCGCGAGCGATAGGGAGCTCGCCGCCCGTATCGATGCCCTCAAGGGGATGGGCGTTCGGTTCCTCGTCTGCGGCCATACCCTGCGCGAGCGGAAGATCGACCGTGGAACGCTCTACGGCGTCACCGAGGACGACGTCGTGCCGAGCGGCGCCGCCGAGCTGGCGCGGCTGCAGGGCATGGGGTTCGCCTACATCCATCCCTGA
- a CDS encoding DsbA family protein encodes MNRRTLLALLPAVAVAPALLSLAPPIEEAFAQGVDPNAILNDPEVPVSGNPKGDLTIVAFLDYNCPFCKKAEPDLTRLVKTDGRIRLVHKDWPILGDASVYGAQLALAAKYQGRYDEVHRALMAIPGRKIPKERMLEAVAASGVDLARLEEDRKAHQAEIAALLQRNLDQADALGLQGTPVFLIGQLKVAAALEYDGFRQAVAQARAKGRP; translated from the coding sequence ATGAACCGCAGGACCCTGCTCGCCCTACTGCCCGCCGTCGCGGTCGCTCCTGCCCTGTTGTCGCTGGCGCCCCCCATCGAGGAGGCCTTCGCCCAGGGCGTCGACCCGAACGCCATCCTCAACGACCCGGAGGTGCCGGTCTCGGGCAACCCGAAGGGCGATCTGACCATCGTCGCCTTCCTCGATTACAACTGCCCCTTCTGCAAGAAGGCCGAGCCCGACCTCACCCGCTTGGTGAAGACGGACGGGCGCATCCGCCTCGTCCACAAGGACTGGCCGATCCTCGGCGACGCCTCCGTCTACGGCGCCCAGCTCGCCCTCGCGGCGAAGTATCAGGGCCGCTACGACGAAGTGCACCGCGCGCTCATGGCGATCCCGGGTCGCAAGATTCCCAAGGAGCGGATGCTGGAGGCGGTGGCCGCCTCGGGCGTCGACCTCGCCCGCCTGGAAGAGGACCGGAAGGCGCACCAGGCCGAGATCGCGGCCCTGCTCCAGCGCAACCTCGACCAGGCCGACGCCTTGGGCCTCCAGGGAACGCCGGTCTTCCTGATCGGCCAGCTCAAGGTCGCGGCGGCTCTCGAGTACGACGGCTTCAGGCAGGCGGTCGCCCAGGCGCGCGCCAAGGGCCGCCCGTGA
- a CDS encoding L,D-transpeptidase: MPRPLRLTTLIALAAALGACSTSQGAPAPVAEARPQIAPEVLRRYAAVTDEPFPVEAVDPRDLKARNVRQLVDYPSKEPSGTLVVDPYKRFLYLVMEGGKAMRYAVGVGKAGFEFTGEATVARKASWPRWTPTPDMLRRDPERNGRWAGGMPGGDRNPLGARALYLFKDGKDTLYRIHGTTEPWSIGEAVSSGCIRMLNQDVIDLHRRVPTGTKVVVLGSRGTVHAARPKAPETTGSLRNGASSGPKPDDGLDHAGLDNLSRSASEAPEPPAYDGEADDDGL, encoded by the coding sequence ATGCCGCGGCCCCTCCGCCTTACCACGTTGATCGCGCTCGCCGCGGCGCTCGGCGCCTGCTCGACCTCGCAGGGGGCTCCGGCCCCCGTCGCGGAAGCCCGGCCGCAGATCGCCCCGGAGGTCTTGCGTCGGTACGCCGCCGTCACGGACGAACCCTTCCCGGTCGAGGCTGTCGACCCGCGCGACCTCAAGGCTCGCAACGTCCGCCAATTGGTCGACTACCCATCGAAGGAGCCGTCCGGCACCCTCGTGGTCGACCCATACAAACGCTTTCTCTACCTCGTCATGGAGGGCGGCAAGGCGATGCGTTACGCGGTCGGGGTGGGCAAGGCCGGCTTCGAGTTCACCGGCGAGGCGACCGTTGCCCGCAAGGCGTCCTGGCCGCGATGGACGCCGACTCCTGACATGCTCCGGCGTGATCCGGAGCGGAACGGGCGCTGGGCCGGCGGCATGCCGGGCGGCGACAGGAACCCACTCGGGGCCCGGGCGCTCTACCTGTTCAAGGACGGCAAGGACACGCTGTACCGCATCCACGGCACGACAGAGCCGTGGAGCATCGGCGAGGCGGTGTCCTCGGGCTGCATCCGTATGCTGAACCAGGACGTAATCGACCTGCACCGGCGCGTCCCCACCGGCACGAAGGTGGTGGTGCTCGGGTCCCGAGGCACCGTCCACGCCGCACGGCCAAAAGCGCCGGAGACGACGGGCAGCCTCAGGAACGGCGCATCCTCCGGACCGAAGCCGGACGACGGCCTCGATCATGCGGGGCTCGACAACCTATCGCGCAGCGCGTCGGAAGCACCCGAGCCTCCGGCCTACGACGGGGAGGCGGACGATGACGGTCTTTAG
- a CDS encoding MBL fold metallo-hydrolase, translated as MSDQTIAALRGHPIVTGFHDEPTGSIQYVVADPETKRCAIIDPVLDFDPKSGATATRSADALLAHVEREGCELEWILDTHPHADHFSAAGYLHDKTGVPTAIGEKVVEVQRLWKGLYNLPDTFRTDGSQWDRLFADGERFRIGDLDVEVMFTPGHTLASIAYRIGDAAFIHDTLFMPDSGSARADFPGGSAHALWRSIQRIMALPDETRLFTGHDYRPDGREAAWESTVARQRAENPHLVETPTEEAFVRMREARDRELPMPKLILHSLQVNIRGGRLPEPEANGRRYLKIPLDALDGAAWGE; from the coding sequence ATGTCGGACCAGACCATCGCAGCCCTGCGCGGGCATCCCATCGTGACCGGCTTCCATGACGAGCCGACCGGCAGCATCCAGTACGTCGTGGCCGATCCCGAGACGAAGCGCTGCGCCATCATCGACCCGGTGCTCGACTTCGACCCGAAGTCCGGCGCGACCGCGACCCGCTCCGCCGACGCCCTGCTCGCCCATGTCGAGCGCGAGGGCTGCGAACTGGAGTGGATCCTGGACACCCACCCGCACGCCGACCACTTCTCGGCGGCCGGTTACCTGCACGACAAGACCGGCGTCCCGACCGCCATCGGCGAGAAGGTCGTCGAGGTGCAGCGGCTCTGGAAGGGGCTCTACAACCTCCCTGACACGTTCCGGACGGACGGCTCGCAGTGGGACCGCCTGTTCGCCGACGGCGAGCGCTTCCGGATCGGCGACCTCGACGTCGAGGTGATGTTCACGCCGGGCCACACCCTGGCCTCCATCGCCTATCGGATCGGCGACGCCGCCTTCATCCACGACACGCTGTTCATGCCCGACAGCGGCTCGGCGCGGGCCGACTTCCCGGGCGGCAGCGCGCACGCGCTCTGGCGCAGCATCCAGCGCATCATGGCCCTGCCGGACGAGACGCGGCTGTTCACCGGGCACGACTACCGCCCGGACGGGCGCGAGGCGGCCTGGGAGAGCACGGTGGCTAGGCAGCGGGCCGAGAACCCGCACCTCGTCGAGACCCCGACCGAGGAGGCGTTCGTCCGCATGCGCGAGGCACGCGACCGCGAACTGCCGATGCCCAAGCTCATCCTGCATTCCCTGCAGGTGAACATCCGAGGCGGCCGCCTGCCCGAGCCCGAGGCGAACGGCAGGCGTTACCTGAAGATCCCGCTGGACGCCCTCGACGGCGCGGCCTGGGGCGAGTGA